Part of the Pseudomonas chlororaphis genome, CTGTCCCTGGGCGCCATAACGCTTTAGCCTCTCGCCATCCCACCTGTTGACTGACGAGTTTGCCATGAGTGCCCATCCCCCCACCCTGCACGCCGGCGCCAGCCTGACGCGAGGCATGGTCCTGCTCTTTGCCTTCTGCTGTGGCGCCATCGTCGCCAACCTCTACTACGCCCAACCCATCATCGAACTGATCGCCCCCGACGTGGGCCTGAGCAGCACCATGGCCAGCCTGATCGTCTCGCTGACCCAGATCGGTTATGCCCTGGGGTTGTTTTTCCTGGTGCCATTGGGTGACTTGCTGGAAAACCGCCGCCTGATGATCGTCACCACCTTCGTATCGATTGCCAGCCTGCTGGGCGCGGCGTTCACCGATCAGCCCAACGTGTTCCTGCTGGTCTCGCTGCTGGTGGGCTTCAGCTCGGTGTCGGTGCAGGTGCTGATCCCCCTGGCGGCGCACCTGGCCCCGGAGCAAACCCGCGGGCGTGTCGTGGGCGGCATCATGGGCGGCTTGCTGCTGGGGATCCTGCTGGCGCGGCCGGTGGCGAGCGTGGTGGCCGACCACTTCGGCTGGCGCGCGATGTTCATGATCGCGGCTGCCTTGATGGCAGCCATCAGCATCGTCCTGGCGCTGACCGTGCCCAAGCGCCAGCCCGACCATCGTGCCTCCTATGGTCAGTTGCTGCGCTCGCTCGGCACCCTGCTGCGCCAGCAACCGCTGTTGCGCCAGCGTGCGCTTTACCAGGCCGGCATGTTCGCCACCTTCAGCCTGTTCTGGACCGCCGCGCCGTTGGAGCTGGCACGCAACCATGGCTTGTCCCAGTCCGAAATCGCCTTGTTCGCCCTCGTCGGTGCCCTGGGTGCCATCGCTGCGCCCATTGCCGGTCGCCTGGCGGATGCCGGCCATACCCGCGTGGCTTCGCTGCTGGCGATGCTGTTCGCCAGCCTGAGCTTCCTGCCGGCGTTCATCCATCCGCTCTACAGCGTCATCGGCCTGGCCGTCACCGGCGTGGTCCTGGATTTCTGCGTGCAAATGAACATGGTGCTGGGCCAACGCACCATCTACACCCTCGATGCCAAAAGCCGCAGCCGTCTGAATGCGCTGTACATGACCAGCATCTTCGTCGGTGGCGCGTTCGGTTCATCGATTGCCAGCGCGGTGTACGAACACGGTGGCTGGCTGTGGGTGGTGATTGTCGGCAGTGCATTCCCGCTGCTGGTGCTGCTGAGCTTCTTGAGTGCTTCGCGCAAGGCATCCCTGGCGACGGCTTGAGGATCGAGCGGCAAAAAAAATGCCCGGGCGCCATCGCGACCGGGCATTTTTCATCGAGGGTCAGACCCGTACATTGCCACGCGGCCCGGCGATCGCCCAGATGATCAGGCCCAGCACTGGCAACAGCAGGATCAGCAGCACCCACAGGACTTTCATCCCCACTTCAGCACCGCTCTTGAGCACATTGATGATCGCCCAGATATCGAGCGCCAGGATAATCAGGCCGATCAGGCCATTGAAGGTGGAACCCATGGTGTCGCTCCCTAATAGTGATAGCCACACTTAGGATAGCTGGGCCGCGCCAAGGGTTCCGTTTATTGCCTCAGACGTGGACCGCGACCTTGAGGGCTTCCAGCGCCGGCGCGGCGGCGATGCCCACTTGCGCGCACAGCTGCAGCACCCGCGGCACGTCGTCGCCGAACACCAGCACCATCTGCAACTCATCGTCCAGCAGTTGGCTGAAGTTCATCAGCACATAGCCGCCGCTTTCCTTGCTCAGGCTGCTCATCTGGATCTGGATGCGGTTGAGGGCGGTCAGCGCCTCGGTTTTCGCCAGTTGCTTGGGCTTGAGGTTGAACGCCACGCCAGGGCCGAACGAGGCGACGATCTGTTCGAACAGTTCGACGTAGGTGTCGGCCTGGAACAGCACGGTATCCGGCAGGCTGCCCACCACGACCCACTCACCCAGCGGAATCGGGAAGGTGTCGTCGTAGTTGACGTCCGGATTGGCCGCCAGGAAAGCCGCCGGATCGGCGTAGGCCTGGGCCGCTTCGTCGGCGATTCGCGCAATGTCAGCCTCGCCGAGGCAGCCAGAGCTGATTTTGCTGATGAGTTCGACGAGGGCGGCTTTCATGGGGTGGATCCTGTGGATAAGGGGATGCGAGGGCGCGCAGGATACTCCATCGCGTCCCTGGCGTCAGGCAGCTGTGGCGAGGGAGCTTGCTCCCGTTGGGCTGCGAAGCAGCCCTGGCGTCAGCGCTCGTAATCCAACAGGCGTGCCCCGTTTTTGCGTTACGACTGCTACGCAGCCGAGCGGGAGCAAGCTCCCTCGCCACACAATCAACGGCCTGCGCCCCAACCGCCAGTACCGTCCGAGGCCTCAGCCCAACAACTTCTCCAACTGCGCCGTCGTGTCCACCGCGCCCATGGTCCGGGCGGCGTCCAGGGCCGAGGCGCCGTTGGCGTCCTTGGCTCGCGGATCGGCCCCCTTGCTGATCAGGTAGTCGACGATTTCCACTCGATTGAACATCGCCGCCATCATCAACGCGGTGCGACCGTCGAAGGATGAGCCCTCCACCTGCGCGCCACCGTCCACCAGCGCCGACACCACGGCCAGGTCGCCCTTGAACGCCGCGCCGGCAATCGGGCTCTGGCCGTTGTCGTTGCGCACTTCCGGGTCGGCCTTGTGTTCCAGCAAGACTTTTACCGTTTCCACATGCCCGTGGTAGGCGGCCAGCATCAGCAAGGTGTCGCCCTTGTGGTTGCGCAGGTTGGGCGGCAGGCCCTTGCTCAGCAACGCAGCCATCATGGCGGCGTCACCCTGGCGGGCGACGTTGAACACCTGCTCGGCAAACTCCGCAGCCTCTTCCGGGGTCATCTGGCGGCTTGTATCGGACATGGGTCACTCCCTTTGGGCATTCGCAAAGCGGCTAGTTTCCCGACGGACCCGGACCCTGTCATCCCTTTTTTCTCTGTACCGCCGATAGCCAGGATCAATAGCGCCATTGCCCGCCCTGGATCTGGTCGGCCAGCGACCGGTCCACCCGCACGTAGGTCGTGGTGCCGGGCAGCCACGCATAGACCGGCTCGTCACCGGTGACGCAAGGGTCGAACGCTTCGGCCTTGAGGCGGGTCTTCTGGTACTTGAAGGTGCAGGTGGTGTCCATTTTCACCTTGATGCGCAGGAACAGTGGCACCGCGTACGCCGGCAACTTGCCGTGCAGGAATTGCAGCAGCTCACTGAAATCCAGGGTCGCCAGGGATTCGGACGGGGTAATCGCCGCCATGCCGGCCCGGCCGTTGGTGCCCTGGATCTCCACGCCATAGGCCACCGCCTCGGCCACTTGCGGATGTTGCAGCAGCACGTTTTCCACCTCCGTGGTGGAGACATTTTCGCCCTTCCAGCGGTACGTATCGCCGAGGCGATCGACGAATTGCCCATGGCCGAAGCCGATGTTGCGCAGCAGGTCGCCGGTGTTGAAGTAACGATCGCCAGGCGCGAAGACATCCCGGTAGATGATCTTCTCGGTCTTGGCCGGGTCGGTGTAGCCGTCCAGCGGTGCCTTGTCGTCGATCCGTGCCAGTAACAGGCCCGGTTGGCCCTTGGGCACTTTCTGCATGCGCCCTTGCAGGTTGCGCAAAGGCAGGCCGCTGTCGTGGTCGTATTGCACCAGCTCCCAGCCCATCAGCGAGAAGCCGACGGTGTTGTCGAAATTCAGGACATTGGTGAAGCCGATGTTGCCGTCGCTGGCCGCGTACAGCTCGCAGACGTGTTCGACACCAAAGCGCGACTTGAAGGTTGACCAGGCTCCCGGTCGCAAGCCGTTGCCGACCATTTTCTTCACCCCGTGCCGGCGGTCCTCGCTGCCGGCAGGCTGGTCGATCAGGTAACGGCACAGCTCGCCGACATAGCCCAGGGTGGTCGCCCGGTAACGACGCACATCGTTCCAGAACTGGCTGGCGCTGAACTTGCGCCGGATCGCCAGGGCCGAGGCTCCGCAGATCGCCGCGCCCCAGCACACGCACAGGCCCGTGGCGTGGTACAGCGGCAAGGTGCAATACAGGACATCGTCGGGCTGCATGTCCAGGGCAATCAAACCGAAGCTGGTGGAGGTGCGCATCCAGCGCCCATGGCGAAACACCCCGGCCTTCGGCAAGCCCGTGGTGCCCGAGGTGTAGAGATAGAAGCAAGGGTCGTTGAAGAACACCTGTCGACTGCACGCCGGGTTTTCGGCGCACGCGTCATTGCTGCCAGTCATCAGGTCGACGAACCCGGGCGCAACACCGGCGCTGTCCTCGTCCGCCACCCACCAGGTTCGAGCCTGCGGCAGCCCGACACGGCGGCGCACGTCGTCGAACGCCGCGACCCGTTCCTCGCCCACCACGATGGCGACGGGCGCAACGAGGGCCAGGCTGTGTACCAGGGCGTCTCCCACCTGGGCGGTATTGACCATGGCGCTGACTGCGCCGACCTTCGCCACCGCCAGCACGGTGATCAACAACTGGGGCCGGTTCTCGATGAACACCGCCACGCAGTCGCCCTTCCCGATGCCCTGCGCCAACAGGTAGTGGGCGATGCGATTGGCCTGCTCATTGACCTGTGCATAACTCAACACGGTATCGCCATACAGCAGCGCCGCGCCCCGGGGGTTGCGTTGGGCGGCCTGTTCGAAGCACCAGCCCAGGCCGCAAGGCTGGGTCGGGTCCTGGACGTTGGCCAACTTCATGCCCTTGACGATTCGCGGCACGACCCTGGCAATGGCGGGCAACTTGCGCAACATCATGCCCCAGGTGATGGCATCGCCGGTTGTCCGACTCATGGTGTTCTTCCCTGTCCGACCCTGTGGGCCTGTTTTTGTGTTGGCGGGGACTGCAGCTCGATTGCGCTCGAAAGTACGCCTGGGCTAGCGACGCTGTACATGCGGTTTTTGCAATGTTTTGTATCTGCAAAACAGCCGCAGGCGAAGCGGGAGCGCCGGGAGGGCAATTGGTTCCCAAAAAGTTGGTTCCACCCCGCAAAATGCAGGATGCACGATGGCTATTCATGCAAGATGCACGAAACCAAAAATCGAATATTTTTTTAAGCTGTTGTTTTTAAAGTATTTTTTAAATCAAGCGAGGCTGGCACAGACACTGCAACTACCCCTCCACGGTTTGCTAACAAGACCATGGAGCAGTCAAATATGAACATGATTCAAGAGAAGTTCGCGTCCCTGTTTTCCAACTATGAAGTGACCACCCAAGCCCGCCCGGATGGCGGCATCCTGCTGACCTTGCGCAACAGCGAAGGCAAACTGTTCAAGCGCACGATTTCCTATGCCCAGCTGCATGCCGGCGACCAGCTGTCTTGGGCCATCAGCGCAATCCGCCGCGACCTGGCCGAACAAGCCAGCGAGTTGCCACAGATTGCCATGCTGCAAAGCCAGCACCGTTTCGCCCTGCCGACCTATCACAGCGCCTGATCCTGGCCCCTCAGGAACCAGCAGAAACACCCCTTTGTGGGAGCGATCCCGCTCGCGAAGACGGAACATCAGCCAGCCTATCCGCCGACTGACCCACCGCTTTCGAGCAGGCTCGCTCCCACGGTTTTTTAGTCTTCCAGGCGCGGGAACCGGCCGGCAATGTCGTTGCCGGTGAATTGCGCATCGGCGCACTCGGCGTTCGCCAGGCGAAGCGCAATGAAATGCGGTTGCTCGCCCATGTCGAACCAGCGCGGCATTCCAGCCGGCAAGGTAATCAGGTCATTCTTTTCGCACAGCACGGCGTAGACGTAATCGTCGATGTGCAGAGCGAACAGCCCACGACCCGCGACGAAAAATCGTACTTCCTCTTCTGCCTGGCTGTGCTCGTCAAGGAACCGGGCGTGCAGCTCGGCGTCTTGCCGATCCTCACGGGTCACGCGCATGACCTGCACCGAGGCGTAGCCGCGCTCGGTCATCAGGGCATCGATCGAGTGGCTGTAGGCCGCGATGATGTCTTCCTGGCGAGCGCCGGGGGGAATGCTCGCCGCAGGCTGCCACCGATCGAAGCGAACGCCCTGTTCGGCCAGGGTCGCGACGATGTCTTCGAAGTGAGTCAGCACCTTGTTCGGCAGATCGGGGGTCGAGACGTGGTAGACGGACAGGCTGCTCATGACAATGGCTCCAGGAAAATAATGGTTCGAAGGCTCATGGCCGGTGCTCTTGCATGCGTGTCGCAATGATAACGGCAGCAGCAAGGGCAGCGAGACTGGCCAGGCTGAATGTCCAACTGGCGCCCAGGGCGTTCCAGCTGTAGCCGGAATACAAGGCACCCAATGCCCCGCCGGTGCCGGCCAACGCCGCATACAGCGCCTGGCCCTGGCCCTGCTGGCGAGGGCCGAAACTGCGTTGCACGAAATGGATGGCCGCGGCGTGGAAACTGCCGAAGGTCGCCGCGTGCAGCACCTGGGCGAACAACAGCACCCAGAGAAACTCCGCCAACGAACCCAGCAGCAACCAGCGCAACGCCGCCAACAGGAAACTGGCCAGCAGCACACGGCGCACCGAAAATCGCGCCAGGATCCGGCTCATCAGCAGGAACACCAGCACTTCCGCCACCACGCCGACCGCCCAGAGCAGGCCAATCAGCCCACGGCTGTAGCCCAACTGCTCCAGGTGCAATGTCAGGAAGGTGTAATACGGCCCATGGCTGACCTGCATCAGGCCCACGCAGATGTAGAACGCTAGCACGCCGGGGTTGCGCAATTGCCGCACGAAGCCCTCCCCCGCCACCCGCGGCCCCTGCAACGGCTGGGCGTTGGGGACCCAGAAGCTGGCGAGCACGATACCGGCCATGATCAGCACTAGCGCCACCGGGTAGATGTCCAGGCTCAGCCATTGGAACAACCGCCCCAGCAACACCACCGTGATGATGAAGCCGATGGAACCCCACAGGCGGATCTGGCTATAGCGCGAAGCCTGCCCGCTCAAGTGCGCAAGGGTGATGACTTCGAACTGCGGCAGCACCGCGTGCCAGAAGAACGCATGCAACGCCATCACCATCGCCAGCCAGGCGTAGCTTTTGTCGATGAAGATCAGCGAAAAGGCCAACAACGTGCAGAGGGCGCCAAAGCGCACGATGGCCAGGCGTCGGCCGGTGTAATCTCCCAGCCAACCCCAGATATTCGGCGCCACGCAGCGCATCAGCATGGGGATCGCCACCAGTTCACCAATGCGCGCCGCGTTGAACCCCAGGTGATCGAAGTACAGCGCCAGGAACGGCGCCGTCGAACCGAGCAACGCGAAATAGAACAGGTAGAAACTGGAGAGCCGCCAGTACGGCACTGCCGCCATGGTCGTCAGGCCACGGCGGCCGGCAGGTCAGCCATCAAAGCTGACCCAGCACCGGGGTGCTCACCCGTACATCGGCGTTCTGGCCACGATGGCGCAGCAGGTGATCCATCAGCACGATCGCCATCATGGCCTCGGCGATCGGCGTGGCACGGATGCCGACACAGGGGTCATGACGGCCCTTGGTGATGACGTCCACGGGGTTGCCCTGGGTGTCGATGGAGCGGCCCGGCGTGGTGATGCTGGACGTGGGCTTCAACGCCAGGTGCGCGACGATCGGCTGGCCCGAGGAAATGCCGCCGAGGATCCCGCCGGCGTTGTTGCTGAGGAAGCCCTGCGGGGTCAGCTCATCGCGGTGCTCCGTGCCCCGTTGGGCGACGCAGGCGAAACCGGCGCCGATCTCTACGCCTTTCACCGCGTTGATGCTCATCAGCGCGTGGGCCAACTCGGCGTCGAGGCGGTCGAAGATCGGCTCGCCGAGGCCGGGCATGACCCCTTCGGCCACCACGGTGATCTTCGCGCCCACCGAATCCTGGTCACGACGCAGTTGGTCCATGTAGGCCTCCAGTTCCGGCACCTTGTCCGGGTCGGGGCAGAAGAACGCGTTCTGCTCCACCGAGTCCCAGGTCTTGAACGGGATTTCGATCGGGCCCAACTGGCTCATGTAGCCGCGGATGACGATGCCCTGGCTGGCCAGGTATTTCTTGGCGATGGCCCCGGCCGCCACGCGCATGGCGGTTTCCCGGGCCGAACTGCGGCCGCCGCCACGGTAGTCGCGCTCACCGTACTTGTGATGGTAGGTGTAGTCGGCATGGGCCGGGCGAAACAGGTCCTTGATGGCCGAGTAGTCCTTGGACTTCTGGTCGGTGTTGCGGATCAGCAGGCCGATGGCGCAGCCGGTGGTGCGCCCTTCGAAGACGCCAGACAAGATTTCGACCTCATCGGCTTCCTGGCGCTGGGTGGTGTGGCGGCTGGTGCCGGGCTTGCGGCGGTCGAGGTCACGCTGCAGGTCCTCCAGGGCAATCTCCAGGCCCGGCGGGCAGCCGTCGACAATGGCGACCAACGCCGGGCCATGGCTTTCGCCCGCGGTGGTGACGGTGAACAGCTTGCCGTAGGTATTGCCGGACATGCAGGGTGCTCCGTGAAATCGCTGAGAAACTCAACCTTGGATTCGTAGTGGACGCCAGTATACGCAGGCTCCCCGCGTAGTTCATCCTCGAACCTTCTCGGTCGGCGCCAGTCCAACCGGCACCTTCGCAACTAATGGCGTGATGATGTTAAACCTGCTTGTCTTGAGCGTTACCCTGTTCATCGGCCTGTTTTCCGGCCTGGCCCAGGCCACGGTGCTGCAACGTCCGATCAGCCTCGATACGGGCAACGGCGAACTGTTCGGCTCGCTGCTGCTGCCCAAGTCCGACACGCCGGTGCCGGTGGTCCTGATCATTTCCGGGTCCGGCCCGACCGATCGCGACGGCAACAACCCGGAGGGCGGGCGCAACGACAGCCTCAAGCGCCTGGCCTGGCTCCTGGCCAGGCACGACATTGCCAGCGTGCGCTACGACAAGCGGGGGGTGGCCGCCAGCCTGGCCGCGACGCCGGACGAGCGTAACCTGAGCGTCGAAGCCTACGTGGCCGATGCCGTGGCCTGGAGCCGCAAGCTGGCCGCCGATCCGCGAATGGGCCCGGTGATTC contains:
- a CDS encoding long-chain acyl-CoA synthetase produces the protein MSRTTGDAITWGMMLRKLPAIARVVPRIVKGMKLANVQDPTQPCGLGWCFEQAAQRNPRGAALLYGDTVLSYAQVNEQANRIAHYLLAQGIGKGDCVAVFIENRPQLLITVLAVAKVGAVSAMVNTAQVGDALVHSLALVAPVAIVVGEERVAAFDDVRRRVGLPQARTWWVADEDSAGVAPGFVDLMTGSNDACAENPACSRQVFFNDPCFYLYTSGTTGLPKAGVFRHGRWMRTSTSFGLIALDMQPDDVLYCTLPLYHATGLCVCWGAAICGASALAIRRKFSASQFWNDVRRYRATTLGYVGELCRYLIDQPAGSEDRRHGVKKMVGNGLRPGAWSTFKSRFGVEHVCELYAASDGNIGFTNVLNFDNTVGFSLMGWELVQYDHDSGLPLRNLQGRMQKVPKGQPGLLLARIDDKAPLDGYTDPAKTEKIIYRDVFAPGDRYFNTGDLLRNIGFGHGQFVDRLGDTYRWKGENVSTTEVENVLLQHPQVAEAVAYGVEIQGTNGRAGMAAITPSESLATLDFSELLQFLHGKLPAYAVPLFLRIKVKMDTTCTFKYQKTRLKAEAFDPCVTGDEPVYAWLPGTTTYVRVDRSLADQIQGGQWRY
- a CDS encoding chorismate synthase (catalyzes the formation of chorismate from 5-O-(1-carboxyvinyl)-3-phosphoshikimate in aromatic amino acid biosynthesis), with the protein product MSGNTYGKLFTVTTAGESHGPALVAIVDGCPPGLEIALEDLQRDLDRRKPGTSRHTTQRQEADEVEILSGVFEGRTTGCAIGLLIRNTDQKSKDYSAIKDLFRPAHADYTYHHKYGERDYRGGGRSSARETAMRVAAGAIAKKYLASQGIVIRGYMSQLGPIEIPFKTWDSVEQNAFFCPDPDKVPELEAYMDQLRRDQDSVGAKITVVAEGVMPGLGEPIFDRLDAELAHALMSINAVKGVEIGAGFACVAQRGTEHRDELTPQGFLSNNAGGILGGISSGQPIVAHLALKPTSSITTPGRSIDTQGNPVDVITKGRHDPCVGIRATPIAEAMMAIVLMDHLLRHRGQNADVRVSTPVLGQL
- a CDS encoding ankyrin, whose protein sequence is MSDTSRQMTPEEAAEFAEQVFNVARQGDAAMMAALLSKGLPPNLRNHKGDTLLMLAAYHGHVETVKVLLEHKADPEVRNDNGQSPIAGAAFKGDLAVVSALVDGGAQVEGSSFDGRTALMMAAMFNRVEIVDYLISKGADPRAKDANGASALDAARTMGAVDTTAQLEKLLG
- a CDS encoding MFS transporter, encoding MAAVPYWRLSSFYLFYFALLGSTAPFLALYFDHLGFNAARIGELVAIPMLMRCVAPNIWGWLGDYTGRRLAIVRFGALCTLLAFSLIFIDKSYAWLAMVMALHAFFWHAVLPQFEVITLAHLSGQASRYSQIRLWGSIGFIITVVLLGRLFQWLSLDIYPVALVLIMAGIVLASFWVPNAQPLQGPRVAGEGFVRQLRNPGVLAFYICVGLMQVSHGPYYTFLTLHLEQLGYSRGLIGLLWAVGVVAEVLVFLLMSRILARFSVRRVLLASFLLAALRWLLLGSLAEFLWVLLFAQVLHAATFGSFHAAAIHFVQRSFGPRQQGQGQALYAALAGTGGALGALYSGYSWNALGASWTFSLASLAALAAAVIIATRMQEHRP
- a CDS encoding MFS transporter; amino-acid sequence: MSAHPPTLHAGASLTRGMVLLFAFCCGAIVANLYYAQPIIELIAPDVGLSSTMASLIVSLTQIGYALGLFFLVPLGDLLENRRLMIVTTFVSIASLLGAAFTDQPNVFLLVSLLVGFSSVSVQVLIPLAAHLAPEQTRGRVVGGIMGGLLLGILLARPVASVVADHFGWRAMFMIAAALMAAISIVLALTVPKRQPDHRASYGQLLRSLGTLLRQQPLLRQRALYQAGMFATFSLFWTAAPLELARNHGLSQSEIALFALVGALGAIAAPIAGRLADAGHTRVASLLAMLFASLSFLPAFIHPLYSVIGLAVTGVVLDFCVQMNMVLGQRTIYTLDAKSRSRLNALYMTSIFVGGAFGSSIASAVYEHGGWLWVVIVGSAFPLLVLLSFLSASRKASLATA
- a CDS encoding acireductone dioxygenase yields the protein MSSLSVYHVSTPDLPNKVLTHFEDIVATLAEQGVRFDRWQPAASIPPGARQEDIIAAYSHSIDALMTERGYASVQVMRVTREDRQDAELHARFLDEHSQAEEEVRFFVAGRGLFALHIDDYVYAVLCEKNDLITLPAGMPRWFDMGEQPHFIALRLANAECADAQFTGNDIAGRFPRLED